A segment of the Bdellovibrionales bacterium genome:
TGAAGGCTCAGGCCTCGGGAGACAACTGTTGGAGAATGCCGCTCGATCCCGGTCAGAGAAGTAAATTGAAGTCTGAGGTCGCTGACTACATTAACGCCGTCGATGGTTTTGGAGGCGCAGTAACGGCCGCCTTATTTTTAGAGGCTTTTGTTGAGGGAACTCCGTGGGCCCATCTTGATATTTATGCGTGGGCGAGTTCGGCGAGTGGAGCGTTCTCCGAAAAAGGAGGATCTGGTCAAATGGTCCAAACCCTCTGTCACTTTTGCGAAATCAATTAATTTTTGTTTTCTCGTCTAGTTTTCTCGGCGACCGGTGACATCCGCTTGAAGTTTTCGCGCCATGCGATCCATTTGCGTTTTGACATCGACCTCTCCACGCATAAAATCTAAAGGCTCATTCTCGACATCGTCGAGACCTTTAGAGCGTACGCCAAGTGTTTCGTCATCCACGTTGGGGTCCATGGACTCGGCCGTGAGATCTTGATCGCCAATGATTTGTTCCATATCTTCTTGATTCTCTGTAGCCTCTCCGGGAGAGAGATCTGTAAATGTCGGTGTATCTGGGGTTTGCATGGTGGCTCCTTTTAGTTGCGTTGAAGGGTTGGATTCTCGGGGTTTGTGACTCGCGAAACTTTGCAAATATAACTGAGATCAAGGTTCACTTTGTGAGAGGGTCTATTCCAAAAGTCATATTGAGAGCCGGTGATGCTAAATTCATATTTTGCGTACATCGAACCATTCACTTGAGGGTAAAACTGAAACTTTTCTAAAACGACCGCGTCGGGGGCAAACCCTTCCTTAACAAACGGGATAGTTCTTTCTTGGACCATTTTTATACTGGAGCAACGGTGCTCCTTAGTGCGTTCACAACTGAGGGCTGTCTCTGGCGCGAAATCTTGTGTCTCTCGAGAGAGGTAAATATTAAATCCGTCGCCTTGCTCTTCGACCATAAAGGTGAGCGTAAGGGAAGGACTTGCGTTGGGGCGATGAGTTTTAAAAGTTTCGAGCAATTCCCGCTTAGGTCGCAACAGAGTGGTGGCGGAAACGCAGGACATTAAGTAGGAGGGTTTACTCTCAAAGATTTGGCGAAGCTCTGAGTAGGTGAGAGGTTCGGTTTTTGCGATGTGTTCGGTGTAGATATCTTCGGATGTCACGGTATTGACTTTTTTGTTTTCGGCGGCGTGGAGATCAAAGGCGAAAACGATCGATGCGATGAGCGTCAGTGCAATCACAAAGTAAATTTTACGAAACGGGTAAGACGACATATGAGAATTCCTCCAGGTTGAGCTGCAGTAGAGCAACTCCTGTGCCTTGCCATGGCCCCTGCCAAGTCGACCCTATGGAGTCATCTGCTTAAAATCTGAGAAATTTGCTACGGCATCTAGGAAAAATGCCCCTCTCTCAAATTTTGGATGACAGCAATTCTATCTCTCAGGAAGATCAAGTATGCGGTTTATGATTTTACTTTTTTTCCTGATTTCGGCTCAAAGCGTTTCCGCCCAGCTGATGGCTGAAAAAGCTCTGCAAAGTTGCGCGCCGGAGCTGCAAAAGTTTTGTCCTCAAGATAAGAGCCCTCGAGAAATTTTGGAATGCCTAAGAAAAAACGACGCCCAACTTTCTCAAGTGTGCAAAGAGAGTTTGCAGCGTTGGACGCAGGCGGCTCGTCAGGCCTCTGCTCGAGGCGGCGGTGCTCTCGCCTCGCTCGGAGGGATGACGGGCTTTACTCCACCCACACCGATAGTGACTTACGAGGGTCGTTACGTTCCCAGAAAAGACACTCCGGCTCTCAATGAGGATCGTCTTAATTTTTCCTCTCCCGTGTTCCGCAATGAAAAGGATATGGTGACAATGTCGCTGGCGGCAAGCCGATTGCATTTTTCGGAGCCTCTGGTGCTCGACTCGTTGGTGCGAGTCGATCCTAATTTGTATCGGTTAGAATTCGGAGCGCAATACACGCATCAGTTGGAAGAGAAGAAGAGTTACTCTTTGCGAGGATCTATTGGTTACGCCGGAGACGAAGTTTTTAAAAAAGGGAGAGATATTTCTTATAGTTTGAGTGGAAGCTACAGCTTTCCCACGTCCGAGACGACAGCCTGGTCGTTAATCGTCTTCTTTTCTAACAACAGTCCTTTAGGAAATTTAGTTCCCATTCCAGGATTTTTATACTCCACGCGGGGCGAAAAATTTAATGGTATATTCGGATTGCCGATATTGGCGCTTCAGTGGACACCCAGTTTTCCTTGGTCCTATTCGCTGACGGTCTTCGGTCCGATGGTGCTGGCCGAAGCGGCTTACGGGACGATCGATAATTTTCAGATATTTTTAGGTTACCAGTGGATGCGACAGCTTTATCTGTTAAAGGATCGCACAAAGAGCGAGGATCGTCTCACGCTGATGGAAATGCGGAGCATGTTAGGATTGCGAACTCCGATCGCGGAATTTTTAGCGAGCGAATTTCAATTGGGATACACCTTTGAGCGCTCGGCGTTCATCGGCGATGGTCTGTTTGATGATAACGGGGGACGATTAAGACTAGACCCCGGTTTGTTTCTCAATTGGAATTTGCGTTATATCTTTTAATTCGATTCAAGAGCCTAGCCCCTGGTCCAACTGCATCCATTCCGTTTCTCAAATTGAGACGAACACTCTAAATTTAATCATGGAAACTCCGATAAGAAAGTATGCTAAATTGTCGGTATTTCAGTTCTATTTTTATAATCTCCGCGACAATTTATTCCTTTTGTTTTTCGGCGCTCGCGCAAAGTGTTCCCGCCAGTTTTGTTTATCAGGGGCAAATCACAAAATCGGGAGGTGTTCCTCTCGAGGCGAATCCTGTCGTCTTTAATGTTCGTATTTATTCCCCGGTGAATGATTGTCTGATGTACGAAGAGCAACACTCCGTAAATATGCTGGGGAGTGAGGGCGTGTTCTCCTTGAGTATTGGTGCGGGAATTCGCTCGGGCTCCGATTACGAAGACACTTCAAACATTATTAGTATTTTTCAGAACGGAGTGAGTTTTACGGGGATTACAACGTGCTCTGCAGGGACGTCTTACAATGCGCTGACAGGACACACCCGGAAAGTTCGAATCGCTTACAACGATGGCGGTGGTCAGGTGACGCTCGCCCAAGACTTTCATCTACAAACAGTTCCTTACGCTTGGTATGCCAACTCTCTCCAAGGACTGAGCGCTGCTAATTTTGTGCAAATCAATCCTGGACAAAATATCACGCAAGCCAATCTTGAGAACTTACTTGGGGGTACAAATTATAACACCCTCTACAACTTGGCCTCAGGAACTTCGACAACGCCTCTGTCTTTAAACAATCAGCAGATCAAAAATTTAGCGGATCCGACGCTGGCCCAAGATGCGGCTACAAAAAACTACGCCGACACAAAGATTGCCGGAGCTAACATCGACGTCAGCGGCGTCGGCGCGGGCGTCGGTGATGGTCGAGTTCTGTCTTGGAACGCCACGCTCAATCGCTGGGAGGCCATCACGCCGAGCTCCATTACAGATTCCACTAAGCTGCCCCTCGCCGGCGGAACTATGGCGGGGAATATCAACATGAATGGCAATCAACTCTTGAATGCCGGCCACATGACTCTCCAAAATTTATCCACCATCACTTTAGGAAAATTCGACAGCACTCAAGAAACCGCTCTCGTGGGAACACTGGCGATCGGTAACAAGGGCGCCACCTGGTACAACAGCACCACCGATAAAATCATGTACTGGGATGGAAATAGTGCAGAGGTTGTCGGTAACGGCAGTGGTGCGGGAGATATCGAAGGTATTGTGACCAACGCGGGATCCGCTCTTTCTGGGGGCGCGACTTCGGGGACGTCAACTCTCGCGGTGGTGGTTGACGGCGCGACGATGGAAGTGAACGGATCCAATCAACTGCAAGTGAGAGATGGTGGGATTTCTGGGGTTAAACTGAGCGCAAGCGCTGTGGACTCTTCGAAAATTGCCGATGGTTCCA
Coding sequences within it:
- a CDS encoding leucyl aminopeptidase family protein, which gives rise to NTDAEGRLVLADTLTVASETKPEWIIDVATLTGAIKVGLGDGLPGLFANNDKIAGQILMKAQASGDNCWRMPLDPGQRSKLKSEVADYINAVDGFGGAVTAALFLEAFVEGTPWAHLDIYAWASSASGAFSEKGGSGQMVQTLCHFCEIN